The Corynebacterium confusum genome has a window encoding:
- a CDS encoding PRC-barrel domain-containing protein yields the protein MSKDIKDLLNATAYDKDGEKLGDVNEIFVDDNTGKPTFVDVKHGLFGMNSSLVPLRGHDFNGDELRLAFSKDRIKDAPDFDSDSALTPEQQNDIFRHYGLEQAEDRTEYRDVNREQDRTNADTAGVAGERTAANNDGSMIRSEEQLNVNKEQVIETQRHTEDLRKEQIDTDGLGTQEKK from the coding sequence ATGTCTAAGGACATCAAGGACCTGCTCAACGCCACCGCCTACGACAAGGACGGCGAGAAGCTCGGCGACGTCAACGAGATCTTCGTGGACGACAACACTGGTAAGCCCACCTTCGTGGACGTCAAGCACGGTCTGTTCGGCATGAACAGCAGCCTGGTCCCGCTGCGCGGCCACGACTTCAACGGCGACGAGCTGCGTCTGGCATTCTCCAAGGATCGCATCAAGGATGCCCCGGACTTCGATTCCGACTCCGCACTGACCCCGGAACAGCAGAACGACATCTTCCGTCACTACGGCCTGGAGCAAGCCGAGGACCGCACCGAGTACCGCGACGTTAACCGCGAGCAGGACCGCACCAACGCCGATACCGCTGGCGTTGCCGGCGAGCGCACCGCTGCTAACAACGACGGCTCCATGATCCGTTCCGAGGAGCAGCTCAACGTCAACAAGGAGCAGGTCATCGAGACCCAGCGCCACACCGAGGATCTGCGCAAGGAGCAGATCGACACCGACGGCCTGGGCACCCAGGAAAAGAAGTAA
- a CDS encoding type 1 glutamine amidotransferase domain-containing protein: MADLSNKTVAVIATDGFEDSELTSPVEAVKNAGATVRIIAPKGGVIEGKNGTKVDVDTTTALAKGQSFDGIILPGGTGNADTLRMDKDAVELVGKHVDAYLPLGVICHGAWILADADVLKGRTLTSFPSLQTDLRNAGATWVDDEVVCDQGLVSSRTPDDLPAFNDKLVEEIAEGQH; encoded by the coding sequence GTGGCTGATCTGTCCAACAAGACCGTTGCGGTTATCGCGACTGACGGCTTTGAGGATTCGGAGCTGACCTCCCCGGTCGAGGCCGTGAAGAACGCGGGCGCGACCGTGAGGATTATCGCCCCGAAGGGCGGCGTCATCGAGGGCAAGAATGGTACGAAGGTGGACGTCGATACCACCACGGCCCTGGCCAAGGGGCAGTCTTTCGACGGCATCATCCTGCCCGGCGGCACCGGCAACGCGGATACGCTGCGCATGGACAAGGACGCGGTTGAGCTGGTGGGCAAGCACGTCGATGCCTACCTGCCGCTCGGCGTCATCTGCCACGGCGCCTGGATCCTTGCGGACGCGGATGTACTCAAGGGCCGCACCCTGACCTCCTTCCCGTCCCTGCAGACTGACCTGCGCAACGCGGGCGCTACCTGGGTCGACGACGAGGTCGTTTGCGACCAGGGGCTGGTGAGCTCCCGCACGCCGGACGATCTGCCGGCCTTCAACGACAAGTTGGTCGAGGAGATTGCAGAGGGACAGCACTAA
- a CDS encoding pyroglutamyl-peptidase I, producing MPSLLVTAFGPFGPSSYNPTRAALPGIDSALADAAAVTTAVLPVEFAAARRQLRELIASQSPDFVVCLGLAESRRALSIEKVAVNVMAARIPDNAGAQPLDEPVCAGAPAAYFSTLPVAGMAAAVRREGVPAEVSYSAGTYVCNTAMFTALHATAGTPARAGFIHVPQALGAESLATGALTTEGLTQDDITAGIVAALRALVTGVAKREDSTPPLAGPVD from the coding sequence ATGCCTTCCCTGTTGGTCACCGCCTTCGGCCCGTTCGGGCCGAGCTCTTACAATCCGACGCGCGCGGCATTGCCGGGCATCGACAGCGCGCTTGCCGATGCCGCCGCCGTCACCACCGCCGTACTGCCCGTGGAGTTCGCCGCCGCGCGGAGGCAATTGCGCGAGCTCATCGCAAGCCAGAGTCCGGATTTCGTCGTGTGCTTAGGCCTGGCGGAATCGCGCCGGGCGCTATCAATAGAAAAGGTGGCGGTCAACGTGATGGCCGCGCGCATCCCGGACAACGCCGGTGCGCAGCCGCTAGATGAACCGGTCTGTGCCGGGGCGCCGGCGGCGTATTTTTCTACCCTGCCGGTGGCCGGCATGGCCGCGGCGGTGCGCCGAGAAGGTGTGCCCGCGGAGGTCTCCTACAGCGCAGGCACCTACGTGTGCAACACCGCCATGTTCACGGCCCTGCACGCCACGGCCGGAACGCCCGCCCGCGCCGGGTTCATTCACGTGCCTCAGGCCCTCGGCGCGGAATCCCTCGCCACCGGAGCGCTCACCACGGAAGGACTAACGCAGGACGACATCACGGCCGGCATCGTCGCTGCCTTGCGGGCACTGGTGACGGGTGTTGCCAAAAGAGAGGACAGTACACCTCCGCTCGCTGGTCCCGTGGATTAG
- a CDS encoding lactococcin 972 family bacteriocin yields the protein MTPKKRTRQFAALLIASALSVSVSNSAVASAEEFQDHGAKGGFASGVMAELLGEAAPAFTTYWASVGRKVRYPAGGGTWEYGFWDAKARSYFTVNRCHTSTVIVNDRRQRSINTRGGQKSIAELWATNLPGTKDSYYYNFC from the coding sequence ATGACCCCCAAAAAGCGCACTCGGCAGTTTGCAGCGCTGCTGATTGCCTCTGCTCTGAGCGTTTCCGTATCTAACTCAGCCGTTGCTTCCGCAGAAGAATTCCAAGACCACGGCGCCAAGGGAGGCTTTGCTTCCGGTGTGATGGCCGAGCTACTCGGCGAGGCAGCACCAGCCTTCACAACCTACTGGGCATCTGTCGGCCGGAAAGTTCGCTACCCTGCAGGTGGCGGTACCTGGGAGTACGGATTCTGGGACGCTAAGGCGCGTTCTTATTTCACCGTGAATCGGTGCCATACTTCGACTGTGATCGTCAACGACAGAAGGCAACGAAGCATCAACACCCGCGGCGGCCAGAAGTCGATCGCCGAGCTTTGGGCAACGAATTTGCCGGGCACTAAGGACAGCTACTACTACAACTTCTGCTAG
- a CDS encoding heavy metal translocating P-type ATPase produces the protein MSSACGCEHEPDKEIEDLDRPWWKDPELLLPIFSGVALGIGLALDWSDLETPATVLFWVGLLLGAYTFAPGAVRNLVTKRKLGIGLLMTISAVGAVSLGFVGEAAALAFLYSIAEALEDKAMDRAQGGLRALLKLVPQTATVLRDGTAAEVAAKDLEVGELMLVRPGERIATDGIIRSGRSSLDTSAITGESIPEEVAPGDEVPAGAINSAGVLEVETTAAGTDNSLTTLVDLVEQAQAEKGDRARIADRIAQPLVPGVMILAVLVGVIGSLLGDPETWITRALVVLVAASPCALAISVPLTVVAAIGAASQFGVIIKSGAAFERLGGIRHLAVDKTGTLTRNQPEVTGVVPADGFDRTQVLSFAAAVEQQSTHPLAAAIAAAGSEAPTASDISEEAGHGIGGTVEGRRVLVGSPRWIDAGPLKADVERMESEGQTCVLVTVDDALAGAIGVRDELRPEVPEAVQALHANDVEVSMLTGDNTRTARALAEIAGIDDVRAELRPEDKASIVAEFSSKTPTAMIGDGINDAPALAGATVGIAMGAAGSDAAIESADVAFTGHDLRLIPQALQHARRGSRIINQNIMLSLAIIIVLMPLAISGVLGLAAVVLVHEVAEVIVILNGLRAAQTKR, from the coding sequence ATGAGCTCGGCGTGTGGATGCGAACACGAACCCGACAAGGAGATCGAAGATCTCGATCGGCCATGGTGGAAGGACCCCGAGCTGCTGCTACCGATCTTCTCCGGCGTAGCCCTCGGCATAGGGCTAGCGCTGGACTGGTCCGACTTGGAGACGCCTGCGACAGTACTGTTCTGGGTCGGCCTGCTGCTAGGGGCGTATACGTTCGCGCCCGGCGCGGTCCGGAACCTTGTCACGAAGCGCAAGCTCGGCATTGGCTTGCTGATGACAATCAGCGCGGTCGGCGCGGTGAGCCTCGGATTCGTCGGAGAGGCCGCGGCGCTAGCGTTCCTGTACTCGATCGCCGAGGCACTGGAAGACAAGGCGATGGACCGGGCCCAAGGCGGACTGCGGGCACTGTTGAAGCTGGTACCGCAGACCGCGACGGTGCTGCGCGACGGCACAGCGGCCGAGGTCGCAGCGAAGGACCTCGAGGTTGGCGAGCTAATGCTCGTGCGCCCCGGGGAGCGGATCGCCACGGACGGCATCATTCGGTCTGGGCGCTCCAGCCTTGACACCTCAGCGATCACCGGAGAATCCATTCCGGAGGAGGTTGCGCCCGGCGACGAAGTGCCTGCGGGAGCGATCAACTCCGCCGGGGTGCTGGAGGTCGAGACGACCGCAGCTGGAACGGACAACTCGCTGACCACACTCGTGGACCTGGTCGAGCAAGCGCAGGCGGAAAAGGGCGACCGCGCCCGGATCGCCGACCGGATTGCCCAACCCCTAGTGCCCGGGGTGATGATCCTGGCGGTGCTGGTCGGAGTGATCGGCTCGCTCCTGGGTGACCCTGAGACGTGGATCACCCGTGCGCTGGTAGTCCTGGTCGCAGCCTCGCCGTGCGCGCTGGCAATCTCCGTGCCGCTGACAGTCGTGGCCGCGATCGGCGCGGCCAGCCAGTTCGGAGTGATCATCAAGTCCGGCGCGGCGTTCGAGCGACTCGGCGGCATCCGTCACCTGGCAGTAGACAAAACCGGAACCCTTACCCGCAACCAGCCTGAGGTTACCGGAGTGGTCCCGGCAGACGGATTCGATCGGACGCAGGTGCTTTCCTTCGCGGCGGCAGTTGAGCAGCAATCGACACACCCCCTCGCCGCGGCGATCGCGGCAGCGGGGTCCGAAGCGCCCACCGCCTCGGACATCAGCGAGGAAGCTGGGCATGGCATCGGTGGCACCGTCGAAGGCCGACGGGTGCTGGTGGGCAGCCCCCGATGGATCGACGCCGGGCCACTGAAAGCGGACGTTGAGCGCATGGAGTCCGAGGGCCAGACCTGCGTCCTGGTCACCGTCGATGACGCTCTCGCCGGGGCGATCGGGGTCCGCGACGAGTTGCGGCCCGAGGTGCCCGAAGCGGTGCAGGCCCTGCACGCCAACGACGTGGAAGTAAGCATGCTCACCGGCGACAACACTCGCACCGCCCGGGCGCTGGCTGAAATCGCCGGTATCGACGACGTGCGCGCCGAGCTTCGCCCGGAGGACAAGGCAAGCATCGTCGCCGAATTCTCCTCCAAGACGCCGACGGCGATGATCGGCGACGGTATTAACGACGCGCCGGCACTCGCGGGCGCGACGGTGGGCATAGCGATGGGAGCGGCCGGCTCTGACGCCGCGATCGAGTCCGCTGACGTCGCCTTCACCGGCCACGACCTCCGGCTGATCCCGCAGGCTCTGCAGCACGCCCGCCGAGGCAGCAGGATCATCAACCAAAACATCATGCTGTCTCTGGCCATCATCATCGTGTTGATGCCGCTGGCGATCAGCGGCGTGCTGGGCCTGGCCGCCGTCGTGTTGGTTCACGAGGTCGCCGAAGTCATCGTGATTTTGAACGGCCTGCGGGCTGCGCAAACGAAGCGCTGA
- a CDS encoding FadR/GntR family transcriptional regulator, with translation MFNHSGAAAHAVTGIINYIRSRRLTTGDMLPSEAALCEELGCSRSSVREAVRTLSSLDIVEVRHGHGTYVADMSLSPMVTSMVFRIVLDTDHFLERLLDVVNTRQALDLWMTDDLVSHYRGEDMSQLQTIVEGMRVRRAKGELFTREDRAFHAQLVSVTSNPLIKELSDAFWQVHMAVLPHVRIALSENLDLTVEAHQDIINALYAGDADAYRRVVVEHYSPLKRAIDRHTMGHRSSARLN, from the coding sequence ATGTTCAACCACTCCGGCGCCGCCGCCCATGCCGTGACCGGCATTATCAACTACATCCGCTCCCGGCGGCTGACCACCGGCGATATGCTGCCCTCCGAGGCCGCGCTGTGCGAGGAGCTGGGCTGTTCCCGCTCCAGCGTGCGCGAGGCGGTCCGCACCCTGTCGAGCCTGGACATCGTCGAGGTGCGCCACGGCCACGGCACCTACGTCGCGGACATGTCCCTGTCCCCCATGGTCACGAGCATGGTCTTCCGTATCGTTTTGGACACGGACCACTTCCTCGAGCGCCTCCTGGACGTGGTCAACACCCGACAGGCCCTCGACCTATGGATGACCGACGACCTGGTCAGTCACTACCGCGGTGAAGACATGTCCCAGCTGCAGACCATCGTGGAGGGCATGCGCGTCCGGCGCGCCAAGGGCGAGTTGTTCACCCGCGAGGACCGCGCCTTCCACGCCCAGTTGGTCTCGGTGACGTCCAACCCCCTCATCAAAGAGCTTTCTGATGCCTTCTGGCAGGTCCACATGGCCGTCCTCCCGCACGTGCGGATCGCCCTATCGGAGAACCTCGACTTGACCGTCGAGGCCCACCAAGACATCATCAACGCCCTTTATGCTGGCGATGCCGACGCCTACCGCCGCGTCGTCGTCGAGCACTACTCCCCGCTCAAGCGCGCCATCGACCGCCACACCATGGGGCACCGCTCGAGCGCGCGCCTGAACTAG
- the cmtR gene encoding Cd(II)/Pb(II)-sensing metalloregulatory transcriptional regulator CmtR, with amino-acid sequence MLTIASRLDVMNRLGRAMADPTRSRILITLLDGPSYPAVLSRDLDLTRSNVSNHLTCLRDCGIIVAEPEGRKTRYEIADPHLATALNALVNATLAVDENAPCIDPECSVPGCGVKGADA; translated from the coding sequence ATGCTGACTATTGCTTCACGTCTCGACGTCATGAACCGGCTCGGCCGGGCCATGGCAGATCCGACGCGCTCCCGAATCCTGATCACCCTACTCGACGGCCCGAGCTACCCGGCCGTGCTTTCGCGCGACCTGGACCTGACCCGCTCGAACGTCTCGAACCACCTGACCTGCTTGCGCGACTGCGGCATCATCGTCGCCGAGCCAGAGGGCCGCAAGACTCGCTACGAAATCGCCGATCCGCACCTCGCGACAGCGCTCAACGCGCTAGTGAACGCGACGTTGGCTGTCGACGAAAACGCCCCGTGCATCGACCCTGAGTGCTCGGTGCCCGGATGCGGCGTGAAAGGAGCGGACGCATGA
- a CDS encoding ATP-binding cassette domain-containing protein: MSLASPNQSPTLPPEISTSHLCLAAESTFSVGRSTRTVKKSLVENATFSLSGPGFVAMSGASGSGKTLLLNTLAGLLQPAGGLIRIDGENASAWKMKRRRRFWRERAAIIHQDHGIIPELSCEDNLTLGLPRKQYSKEELLHSLREVGLQVPLDGPAAILSGGEQQRLAIARALLRGAAYVFADEPTASLDPTNRDQIIALLRRAANGGALVLAATHDAAVIAAADYILRIKDCQAAVSGSARD; this comes from the coding sequence ATGTCATTGGCTAGCCCCAATCAGTCCCCCACTCTGCCGCCGGAGATTTCCACCTCTCATCTCTGTCTCGCCGCGGAGTCGACTTTTTCTGTGGGGCGCAGCACGCGGACGGTGAAGAAGTCCCTCGTGGAAAATGCAACGTTTTCCCTATCCGGGCCGGGCTTTGTGGCCATGTCCGGGGCCAGCGGTTCCGGAAAGACTTTGCTGCTCAACACCTTGGCCGGGCTCCTGCAGCCGGCGGGCGGTCTCATCCGGATAGACGGTGAGAATGCCTCCGCGTGGAAGATGAAGCGGAGGCGGAGGTTCTGGCGAGAACGCGCGGCGATAATCCACCAAGACCACGGAATCATTCCGGAATTGAGCTGCGAAGATAACCTCACCCTCGGGCTACCCAGGAAGCAATACTCCAAAGAAGAATTGCTGCACTCCCTCCGCGAAGTCGGTCTTCAAGTCCCCCTCGATGGGCCGGCAGCAATTCTCAGCGGAGGCGAGCAGCAGCGGCTGGCCATCGCCCGAGCCCTACTCCGCGGCGCGGCTTATGTCTTCGCGGACGAGCCGACCGCCTCCCTCGATCCCACGAACCGCGACCAAATTATCGCGCTCCTGCGGCGAGCTGCAAACGGGGGCGCACTCGTATTGGCCGCCACGCACGATGCCGCAGTTATTGCCGCCGCTGACTACATCTTGCGCATCAAAGATTGCCAGGCCGCAGTCTCCGGCTCCGCGCGGGATTAA